In Trichoderma atroviride chromosome 2, complete sequence, one DNA window encodes the following:
- a CDS encoding uncharacterized protein (EggNog:ENOG41): MDAQQSQPKITQDIVDAAKKAFNPSATAESREQGLHEYNELVNRTQTWVLIHALNALIKPNVLPLWLREPLMRSLTTLPLRSDGVRATMEFVFAVHPSNTGKPTNDGGSRGKEGAAITHEAVAVATKLLSSVPASMTAQQWFDGISGQLFALFDGEAGPDVAKTAAQIVGFGILGKKQFGAPGSPGWNAFVGPLVEAINPSLKSSKLDSALRSEEVDEIVDLGRNKILVMASDLERSLRRLELLIMSNPSPGLCKRVLKPVRLQLWALASWINASQDTDKRFCKPARILVQTHLRLFGDVDNIIPFIRNIRCRGSLHDAEELQWRYHLRPEGGIEAIQLAFGEQKQQDDELDWGEIESKSTVLVEFVSSVCSTEEVSSAFLYLLRRWIQSAGKQNGDLIIQVANRDEEADSALQDLVDVTLLQKFMDKAPEKLISHFDQLLELISHVLRADGQNALGDDILGVVLSLLNLVITAPTFQKSDINPVELKVVEDALARIGDQDRGDASITAKNLALLLKYRDEVEKPDDKTIAPTARQIEDRKTYNLAMNYITGDSDSPPPVVSEGLNLLSNLIVAESPVLDISAVTVLMSNLLKENEDFINLRVIRIFTQLANKHPKSTMQELLDHYLDTQEKSSTDTRLRFGETILQVIERLGETFTGEAAQKAGESMLSIAGRRGYRPKTMAKQAREERLNELKRKKAEASGDADADIDMADEEATSDEMANNEILAQIVQGWESKRGSEDIRMRTSALSIFGNAIETNILGMGPTLVSAGVDLSINILAMEPELEKGILRRAAILVILSFVRALDKAKESGQRLGFGLTDQSREDIQRTLNYIATTDNDGLVQQHARDVVESLDNWGMASLLPSQAEAKAAPGLTRLAGLHVNPEGTLVDAAGRPRPRIEEVE; this comes from the exons ATGGATGCTCAGCAGTCTCAGCCGAAAATCACGCAGGATATTGTCGATGCGGCCAAGAAAGCATTCAATCCATCGGCAACCGCTGAAAGCCGCGAGCAAGGATTGCACGAGTACAATGAGCTAGTCAATAG AACGCAAACGTGGGTCTTGATACACGCTCTTAATGCCTTGATTAAGCCAAATGTGCTTCCGCTATGGCTGAGGGAGCCGTTGATGAGGAGCTTGACGACCCTGCCGCTGCGGTCCGACGGCGTCAGGGCCACGATGGAGTTTGTGTTTGCAGTTCACCCAAGTAATACCGGGAAGCCCACGAATGACGGGGGTAGCCGCGGAAAAGAGGGTGCTGCCATCACCCATGAAGCGGTGGCTGTTGCAACGAAATTGCTGTCATCTGTTCCAGCCTCTATGACTGCCCAGCAGTGGTTCGACGGCATCTCGGGACAATTATTCGCTTTATtcgatggcgaggctgggcCTGATGTTGCAAAAACTGCAGCGCAAATTGTCGGATTCGGTATTCTGGGTAAAAAGCAATTTGGAGCACCAG GATCACCTGGTTGGAACGCTTTTGTAGGGCCCCTAGTGGAGGCCATAAATCCATCACTGAAGTCCTCAAAACTGGACTCTGCTCTCAGGTctgaagaagttgatgaaATCGTGGACCTTGGTCGAAACAAGATCCTTGTTATGGCTTCAGATTTGGAGAGATCACTTAGACGGCTAGAGCTGCTGATCATGTCAAATCCTTCACCTGGTCTCTGCAAACGGGTTCTAAAGCCCGTTCGTTTACAACTTTGGGCGCTCGCTTCATGGATCAACGCCTCTCAGGATACTGACAAGCGCTTCTGCAAGCCTGCGCGGATTCTTGTGCAGACCCACCTGAGACTGTTTGGTGACGTGGACAATATCATCCCGTTTATCCGCAACATTCGATGCAGAGGATCCTTGCATGATGCAGAAGAATTGCAATGGCGCTACCACCTTCGGCCTGAAGGAGGAATAGAAGCCATCCAACTAGCGTTTGGCGAGCAGAAGCAACAGGATGATGAATTAGACTGGGGGGAAATCGAGAGCAAGTCAACGGTCTTGGTCGAGTTTGTGAGCTCTGTCTGTTCCACAGAGGAAGTTTCTTCGGCCTTTTTGTATCTCTTACGGCGATGGATACAGTCGGCAGGCAAACAAAATGGCGATCTAATTATACAGGTAGCCAATcgcgatgaagaagcagactCGGCACTCCAGGATCTTGTCGACGTAACGTTGTTACAAAAGTTCATGGACAAGGCTCCAGAAAAACTAATCAGTCATTTCGatcagctgctggagctcatATCTCATGTGCTACGAGCCGACGGCCAGAACGCCTTGGGAGATGATATCCTTGGAGTTGTGCTGAGCTTACTCAACCTGGTCATCACAGCACCGACCTTTCAGAAGTCGGATATTAACCCAGTTGAGCTAAAAGTCGTGGAAGATGCACTGGCGAGAATTGGGGACCAAGATCGAGGTGATGCATCAATCACAGCGAAGAATCTGGCCTTGTTGCTCAAATACCGAGATGAGGTGGAAAAGCCAGATGACAAAACTATTGCCCCTACCGCCCGGCAGATTGAAGATCGCAAGACTTACAACCTAGCGATGAACTACATTACGGGAGACAGCGATAGCCCACCACCGGTAGTATCTGAGGGCTTGAATCTCTTGTCTAACCTGATTGTGGCCGAAAGTCCAGTGTTGGATATTTCAGCCGTCACAGTCCTAATGTCTAATCTTCtaaaagaaaacgaagacTTTATCAATCTTCGAGTCATCCGCATATTTACACAGTTGGCGAATAAACACCCCAAATCCACCATGCAAGAGCTGCTTGACCATTACTTGGACACGCAAGAGAAATCGTCTACAGATACTCGGCTAAGATTTGGCGAGACAATACTCCAGGTTATTGAGAGACTAGGGGAAACATTTACAGGAGAGGCAGCTCAGAAGGCGGGCGAGAGTATGCTGTCGATTGCGGGCAGAAGGGGATACAGGCCGAAAACGATGGCTAAACAGGCACGAGAGGAAAGGTTGAACGAGcttaagagaaaaaaggcagaagCTAGCggagatgccgatgccgatatTGATATGGCGGATGAAGAGGCAACATCTGATGAGATGGCCAATAATGAGATATTGGCCCAAATTGTCCAAGGGTGGGAGAGCAAAAGGGGGAGCGAAGACATTCGAATGAGAACATCGGCTCTATCCATCTTTGGAAATGCCATTGAGACGAACATTCTTGGCATGGGGCCGACTTTGGTCTCGGCAGGAGTCGACCTCAGCATCAATATCCTCGCCATGGAGCCGGAGCTAGAGAAGGGTATACTTCGGCGGGCAGCCATCCTCGTGATTCTCAGTTTTGTGAGAGcgctggacaaggccaaggaatCCGGACAAAGATTGGGATTCGGCTTGACAGACCAGAGCCGAGAGGACATACAGAGGACTCTGAACTACATTGCCACAACAGATAACGATGGGTTGGTGCAACAGCACGCACGCGACGTTGTGGAAAGTCTTGACAACTGGGGCATGGCAAGTCTGCTGCCGAGTCAAGCAGAGGCGAAGGCCGCGCCTGGCTTGACGAGATTAGCGGGATTGCATGTGAATCCTGAGGGCACCCTGGTGGACGCTGCTGGACGGCCGCGGCCAAGGATAGAGGAGGTGGAGTGA
- a CDS encoding uncharacterized protein (EggNog:ENOG41): MKMSSSGGFYKYRCKNFYSHNCPNWVWVNNSPCATCIAEGKDANERSQSSSMTSREIATPRVRDGILQYTIAEFVAPSAAGESWTLDDKFNGIVDDAEPPEALPAMGNDMPFSHRPKALWQLL, encoded by the exons ATGAAAATGAGTAGCAGCGGCGGCTTTTACAAGTACCGATGCAAGAATTTCTACTCACACAATTGCCCAAACTGGGTGTGGGTGAACAATTCGCCATGTGCCACCTGCATT GCAGAGGGCAAAGATGCCAATGAACGATCACAATCGTCATCGATGACGTCTCGAGAAATTGCCACACCTCGTGTCCGAGACGGCATTCTCCAATATACAATTGCAGAATTTGTTGCACCAAGTGCCGCCGGAGAGAGCTGGACTCTCGACGACAAATTCAACGGCAttgtcgatgatgctgagCCACCGGAGGCGCTACCAGCGATGGGAAATGACATGCCATTTTCGCATCGCCCGAAAGCCCTCTGGCAGTTGCTCTAG